A genome region from Methanobacterium aggregans includes the following:
- a CDS encoding MFS transporter has translation MTDLMLNQYKKTTRTHYKILGLSWAGWIFDFYDLILFTFLIIPIGTELHLSNLMLSYALGISLAATAIGGVIFGFLSDRYGRRTVLQITIIVYSVGTFLCGLSTSLESLILFRIITGLGVGGEWATGQTYIGETFPPHLRGRYGSFMQTGAPLGIAFASVVGGLLAPSLGWRTCFFLSIIPAFMVIYIRRGLPESDLWLKEKEERAKRIFKGTKDGLKDKKKELNKFLVLFSREYRKEFLLALLLAVLGLSAYWFTYSWMPDYLYSQRHFSLTKSALWIIVTQIGGFLGYLSFGFVADKIGRRPAYSIYCFTMALGLVMITVLWDVVVVYPPVILTFMFLVGFGTGFFGGYGPLFSELFPTAIRNTASGSAFNLGRGAQFLTPIIIASIATKYDLSLGIFLAAVFAVATGLWIWTFPETMGRNLEELEED, from the coding sequence GATCTTCGATTTTTACGACCTTATACTCTTCACCTTTCTTATAATACCCATTGGAACCGAGCTTCACCTGTCCAACCTCATGCTCTCATACGCCCTTGGAATTTCACTTGCAGCCACAGCAATTGGTGGGGTTATCTTCGGGTTTTTATCTGACAGGTATGGTAGAAGAACTGTTCTCCAGATTACAATAATTGTTTACAGTGTGGGAACATTTCTCTGCGGACTTTCAACGAGCCTTGAATCCCTAATTCTATTCAGGATAATCACAGGATTGGGGGTTGGTGGTGAATGGGCAACGGGTCAGACCTACATCGGTGAAACATTTCCACCCCACCTGAGGGGTAGATACGGTTCTTTTATGCAGACGGGAGCACCACTTGGGATTGCATTTGCATCTGTTGTAGGAGGTCTCCTTGCACCAAGCCTTGGATGGAGAACCTGTTTTTTCCTATCAATTATCCCTGCATTCATGGTTATATACATAAGACGTGGACTTCCAGAATCAGATCTCTGGCTTAAAGAAAAGGAAGAACGTGCAAAACGGATTTTCAAAGGCACAAAAGATGGTTTAAAGGACAAAAAAAAGGAGTTAAACAAGTTTTTAGTCCTGTTTTCCAGGGAGTACAGGAAGGAATTTTTACTGGCACTTTTACTGGCTGTTCTGGGTTTATCTGCATACTGGTTCACATATTCATGGATGCCAGATTACCTGTACTCTCAGAGGCATTTTTCACTGACTAAATCTGCACTCTGGATAATTGTAACCCAGATCGGGGGCTTTTTAGGATATCTTTCCTTTGGATTTGTTGCAGATAAAATTGGTAGAAGACCTGCATATTCCATTTACTGTTTCACAATGGCCCTTGGTCTTGTGATGATAACAGTACTCTGGGATGTGGTTGTGGTTTATCCACCAGTCATATTAACCTTCATGTTCCTTGTGGGCTTTGGAACAGGTTTCTTTGGAGGTTATGGACCATTATTTTCTGAATTGTTTCCAACTGCAATTAGAAACACAGCCTCAGGTTCTGCATTCAACCTTGGACGTGGTGCACAATTTTTAACCCCCATAATCATTGCATCCATTGCCACGAAGTATGATCTGAGCCTTGGAATATTCTTAGCAGCTGTATTTGCAGTTGCCACGGGTTTATGGATATGGACATTTCCAGAGACCATGGGAAGGAATCTTGAAGAACTTGAAGAGGACTAA